Proteins co-encoded in one Syntrophorhabdaceae bacterium genomic window:
- a CDS encoding LL-diaminopimelate aminotransferase: MTKAASRIEQIPPYLFARIDKKKAEARARGIDLIDLSIGDPDIPTPRNIIEAMHKAVDDPKNHRYPSYEGMFEFRKAAADWYKKRFNVDLNPATQVVTLIGSKEGIAHMPWAYVEAGDYVLVPSPGYPVYKIATVFAGGTPYMMDLKEENGFLPALEEVPEEVRAKATLLFLNYPNNPTGAVADDAFYEKALAFAKKYNILLCHDAAYSEIAYEGYRPRSIFEFDREKKYSVEFHSLSKTYCMTGWRIGFAVGNEEAISNLGKLKTNIDSGAFQAIQYAGIEAMTGDQSFVAQMNARLKMRRDMVIEGLGAIGIVTPKPRATFYIWARVPKGISSADFCETLIEKTGIVVTPGSGFGDAGEGYFRISITTDEERIGEAMSRLKTLSI; encoded by the coding sequence ATGACGAAGGCAGCCTCGAGAATTGAACAAATACCGCCCTATCTGTTTGCCCGGATTGATAAAAAGAAGGCAGAGGCGAGAGCACGGGGTATCGATCTCATCGATTTATCCATCGGCGACCCCGATATTCCCACCCCGCGCAATATTATCGAAGCCATGCACAAAGCCGTGGATGATCCAAAAAATCACCGTTATCCGAGCTACGAAGGTATGTTTGAGTTCAGGAAGGCCGCGGCGGACTGGTACAAGAAAAGGTTCAACGTTGACCTTAATCCGGCAACCCAGGTGGTGACCCTCATCGGTTCAAAAGAGGGCATCGCCCATATGCCCTGGGCGTACGTGGAGGCCGGCGATTATGTGCTCGTTCCGTCACCGGGCTATCCCGTATACAAGATCGCTACCGTCTTTGCGGGCGGCACGCCTTATATGATGGACCTTAAAGAGGAGAACGGATTTCTCCCGGCTCTCGAAGAGGTGCCGGAAGAGGTCCGTGCAAAGGCCACGCTCCTGTTTCTCAACTATCCGAATAATCCCACCGGGGCCGTAGCCGACGATGCCTTCTATGAGAAAGCGCTCGCCTTCGCAAAGAAATACAACATCCTTCTTTGTCACGACGCGGCCTATAGTGAAATCGCATATGAAGGGTACAGACCGCGAAGTATATTTGAATTCGACAGGGAAAAGAAATACTCCGTAGAGTTCCATTCCCTGTCAAAAACATACTGTATGACGGGCTGGCGGATCGGTTTTGCCGTGGGCAATGAAGAGGCCATATCGAATCTCGGAAAGCTCAAGACAAATATAGATTCAGGCGCTTTCCAGGCGATCCAGTATGCAGGTATCGAGGCCATGACGGGCGATCAGAGCTTCGTCGCCCAAATGAATGCGAGACTTAAGATGAGGCGAGACATGGTTATTGAGGGTCTTGGTGCCATCGGTATTGTTACGCCCAAACCGAGGGCCACTTTTTACATCTGGGCCAGGGTACCGAAGGGCATCAGCTCGGCCGATTTTTGCGAAACACTCATCGAAAAGACAGGTATCGTGGTCACACCTGGCAGCGGTTTCGGCGACGCGGGGGAAGGCTATTTCCGCATCTCCATCACAACCGATGAGGAACGCATAGGTGAAGCCATGTCCCGGCTCAAAACCCTTTCTATCTGA
- a CDS encoding diguanylate cyclase, whose translation MDKSKDMLLDGEFYRMILDNIYDGVYFVQPDRTIIYWNESAERLTGFTREELIGKHCWEDVLMHVNDQGVNLCMDRCPCEKAMTEGVMVEGEAYLHHKEGHRVPVMIRVSPIRDESGSIIGAVQIFSDNSPKAELVERVKELERLALLDPLTRIGNRRYGNLSLAAKLNEWQRYGWSFGVLFMDIDRFKEMNDLYGNHFGDRVLKIVATTMVNVIRSSDYVSRWGGEEFVAFIPNADREQLLNVANKVRFLVEKSNIFLPEKNIGVTISVGATLARKDDTEETLTKRAEDLMHKSKAEGRNRVSMDIDGA comes from the coding sequence ATGGATAAATCAAAAGATATGCTTCTGGATGGTGAATTCTATCGGATGATTCTCGACAACATCTATGACGGGGTTTACTTTGTTCAACCGGACCGGACAATCATCTACTGGAATGAGTCGGCAGAGCGTCTGACCGGCTTTACCAGGGAAGAATTAATCGGCAAGCATTGCTGGGAAGATGTTCTCATGCATGTGAACGACCAGGGGGTTAATCTTTGTATGGATCGTTGTCCCTGTGAAAAGGCCATGACAGAGGGTGTAATGGTCGAGGGCGAAGCGTATCTGCACCATAAGGAAGGTCATCGGGTTCCGGTTATGATCCGGGTGAGTCCCATACGTGACGAAAGCGGCTCAATTATCGGCGCCGTCCAGATATTCAGCGACAATTCCCCTAAGGCGGAGCTCGTCGAGCGCGTGAAGGAGCTGGAGAGACTCGCCTTACTCGATCCCCTGACGAGGATCGGCAACAGAAGATACGGCAACTTAAGCCTTGCTGCTAAGCTCAACGAATGGCAGAGATACGGCTGGTCTTTCGGTGTTCTCTTTATGGACATCGACCGTTTCAAGGAAATGAATGATCTCTATGGAAACCACTTCGGTGACAGGGTGCTTAAGATCGTGGCCACAACCATGGTGAACGTGATACGCTCCTCGGACTACGTGAGCCGGTGGGGCGGGGAGGAATTTGTGGCCTTCATTCCGAATGCGGACAGGGAACAACTTCTGAATGTTGCGAATAAAGTCCGCTTTCTCGTGGAGAAATCGAATATCTTCTTGCCGGAAAAAAACATAGGGGTAACGATCTCGGTGGGTGCAACGCTTGCACGAAAGGATGATACGGAAGAGACCCTGACGAAGCGCGCGGAGGATCTCATGCACAAGAGCAAGGCGGAAGGGCGTAACCGCGTTTCCATGGATATCGACGGCGCGTGA
- a CDS encoding ATP-binding cassette domain-containing protein yields MGPRNIIEIKNAHVYRGETKVFNRFSLEIRARQSVAVIGPNGAGKTTLLKLLTRELYPLNQKGSYVRILGETLWNVWELRAHLGIVSSDLQEHYIGDAQGINVLLSGLYSSVDIWSHQRFTRADMKRAEETLQLLEVPHCRNKRFSDMSTGEQRRLLLGRALIHDPDVLVLDEPTSGLDVKACFQYMEIVRNLMRAGKTVVLVTHHIHEIPPEITRIILLKTGKVMADGEKSRVLTSRNLTKLFGIPVELIRVDGLYQIMPAAK; encoded by the coding sequence ATGGGGCCACGCAACATCATCGAGATCAAAAACGCTCACGTATATCGCGGGGAAACCAAGGTATTCAACAGGTTCTCCCTTGAGATACGTGCAAGGCAGAGCGTTGCCGTCATAGGCCCTAACGGCGCCGGAAAGACCACACTCCTCAAATTATTAACACGGGAACTGTATCCGCTTAACCAAAAGGGAAGCTATGTGCGCATCCTGGGTGAGACGCTCTGGAATGTCTGGGAACTCAGGGCGCATCTCGGAATCGTCTCGTCCGATTTGCAGGAACACTATATAGGTGACGCACAGGGCATTAACGTGCTCCTTTCGGGACTCTATTCAAGCGTGGACATATGGTCCCACCAGAGGTTCACAAGGGCCGATATGAAAAGGGCAGAGGAAACGCTTCAACTGCTGGAAGTGCCCCATTGCCGCAACAAACGCTTCTCGGATATGTCCACCGGGGAACAACGCCGGCTGCTGCTCGGCAGGGCTCTAATCCATGATCCCGACGTGCTGGTTCTTGATGAGCCCACGAGTGGCCTCGACGTAAAGGCCTGTTTTCAATATATGGAGATTGTCCGCAACCTCATGCGGGCCGGCAAGACCGTTGTGCTCGTGACACATCACATTCACGAGATTCCGCCCGAAATAACACGAATAATACTGCTGAAAACCGGCAAGGTAATGGCCGACGGAGAAAAATCACGCGTGCTCACGAGCCGCAATCTTACAAAGCTATTCGGAATCCCCGTCGAGCTCATCAGAGTAGATGGCCTGTACCAGATCATGCCTGCGGCAAAATGA
- the hemL gene encoding glutamate-1-semialdehyde 2,1-aminomutase, protein MNRERSHGLYEEAKRIIPAGVNSPVRAFASVGGEPFYVERAKGAYLFDVDGNRYVDYVASWGAVILGHAEPGLIEEVKSALSAGTSFGACHPYEVELAKRIHEAFASMEQTRLVSSGTEATMSAIRLARGVTGKNGIIKFRGCYHGHVDSLLVKAGSGLATFGIPDSKGVPEDLARHTYVAEFNHLESVEAIADKTQDIACIILEPVMGNMGVILPEEGFLKGVSEICHAKGILLIFDEVITGFRVGYGGAQERYGIRPDITCLGKIIGGGFPIGAFGGKKEIMQRIAPAGDVYQAGTLSGNPIAVRAGIYVLDYLKAHKEFYELIDKRGDDLKSGVLERARAEGIPFMVNSITGMFTGFFAHEQVKDYEAAAGSNRKAYELFFKEMLEEGIFFAPSQFEAAFLTVAHGDGEIARTLDAYEKVFRNLKGLL, encoded by the coding sequence ATGAATAGAGAGAGGTCTCACGGACTCTATGAAGAAGCCAAACGGATTATCCCTGCCGGTGTGAATAGCCCTGTCAGGGCATTTGCCTCGGTTGGCGGAGAGCCGTTCTATGTGGAACGCGCCAAAGGGGCATATCTTTTTGACGTCGATGGCAACCGCTATGTTGACTACGTGGCATCCTGGGGTGCAGTGATTCTCGGGCACGCAGAGCCCGGTCTCATTGAAGAGGTGAAATCAGCGCTTTCGGCGGGCACGAGCTTTGGCGCCTGTCATCCTTACGAAGTAGAACTCGCGAAACGGATTCATGAGGCCTTTGCCTCCATGGAACAGACGCGACTCGTGAGCTCGGGCACAGAGGCGACGATGAGCGCCATACGACTCGCACGCGGCGTCACGGGGAAGAACGGGATCATCAAGTTCCGTGGGTGTTATCACGGTCATGTGGACAGCCTGCTCGTTAAAGCGGGTTCAGGGCTTGCCACCTTCGGTATACCTGACAGCAAAGGCGTGCCCGAAGACCTGGCGAGGCATACCTATGTAGCGGAATTCAACCACCTCGAGAGCGTAGAGGCCATTGCCGATAAGACCCAGGATATTGCCTGCATCATCCTTGAACCGGTCATGGGAAACATGGGCGTCATACTTCCCGAGGAGGGTTTCCTTAAAGGGGTGAGCGAGATCTGTCACGCGAAAGGCATCCTCCTCATCTTTGACGAAGTGATTACCGGATTCAGGGTGGGCTACGGGGGCGCACAGGAGCGTTACGGAATTCGGCCGGATATAACATGCCTGGGAAAGATAATCGGCGGAGGTTTCCCCATCGGGGCTTTCGGCGGGAAAAAAGAAATCATGCAGAGGATAGCACCCGCGGGTGACGTATATCAGGCAGGGACCCTGTCGGGCAATCCCATCGCCGTCCGTGCAGGTATCTACGTGCTCGATTATCTGAAAGCGCACAAGGAATTCTACGAACTCATCGATAAGCGGGGCGATGACCTCAAATCGGGCGTGCTCGAGAGGGCCCGCGCCGAGGGGATTCCCTTCATGGTCAATAGCATCACAGGAATGTTCACCGGGTTCTTTGCGCACGAGCAGGTTAAAGACTACGAGGCCGCCGCCGGTTCGAACAGAAAAGCCTATGAACTCTTTTTTAAAGAGATGCTCGAAGAGGGCATCTTTTTCGCGCCAAGCCAGTTTGAAGCCGCTTTTCTCACCGTCGCCCACGGCGATGGTGAGATTGCAAGAACGCTTGACGCCTATGAGAAGGTATTTCGAAATCTTAAGGGCTTGTTGTAG